Proteins encoded by one window of Arabidopsis thaliana chromosome 2, partial sequence:
- a CDS encoding Pentatricopeptide repeat (PPR) superfamily protein (Pentatricopeptide repeat (PPR) superfamily protein; CONTAINS InterPro DOMAIN/s: Pentatricopeptide repeat (InterPro:IPR002885); BEST Arabidopsis thaliana protein match is: Pentatricopeptide repeat (PPR) superfamily protein (TAIR:AT1G74580.1); Has 30201 Blast hits to 17322 proteins in 780 species: Archae - 12; Bacteria - 1396; Metazoa - 17338; Fungi - 3422; Plants - 5037; Viruses - 0; Other Eukaryotes - 2996 (source: NCBI BLink).), translating to MLRILKLSTSSRSVPLTRLWLLQLPCFCSSSSSSSSLLSVPSDDHIVRLILDQKSASGALETFRWASTFPGFIHSRSTYRALFHKLCVFRRFDTVYQLLDEMPDSIGLPPDDAIFVTIIRGFGRARLIKRVISVVDLVSKFGIKPSLKVFNSILDVLVKEDIDIAREFFTRKMMASGIHGDVYTYGILMKGLSLTNRIGDGFKLLQIMKTSGVAPNAVVYNTLLHALCKNGKVGRARSLMSEMKEPNDVTFNILISAYCNEQKLIQSMVLLEKCFSLGFVPDVVTVTKVMEVLCNEGRVSEALEVLERVESKGGKVDVVACNTLVKGYCALGKMRVAQRFFIEMERKGYLPNVETYNLLIAGYCDVGMLDSALDTFNDMKTDAIRWNFATFNTLIRGLSIGGRTDDGLKILEMMQDSDTVHGARIDPYNCVIYGFYKENRWEDALEFLLKMEKLFPRAVDRSFKLISLCEKGGMDDLKTAYDQMIGEGGVPSIIVSHCLIHRYSQHGKIEESLELINDMVTRGYLPRSSTFNAVIIGFCKQDKVMNGIKFVEDMAERGCVPDTESYNPLLEELCVKGDIQKAWLLFSRMVEKSIVPDPSMWSSLMFCLSQKTAIHVNSSLQDIIQS from the coding sequence ATGCTGAGAATCTTGAAGCTTTCGACATCTTCTCGATCTGTGCCATTGACAAGATTATGGCTTCTTCAACTGCCTTGTTTctgctcatcttcttcatcatcgtcttctttgctttctgtGCCCAGCGATGATCATATCGTCCGTCTCATTCTAGACCAGAAATCAGCTTCTGGAGCTTTGGAAACTTTTCGATGGGCTTCGACTTTTCCTGGGTTTATCCATTCTCGTTCCACTTACCGTGCTCTGTTTCATAAACTTTGTGTTTTCCGACGTTTTGATACTGTCTACCAACTGCTCGACGAAATGCCTGACTCAATTGGTTTGCCTCCGGATGATGCTATTTTTGTAACTATCATTAGAGGGTTTGGGCGTGCTCGGTTGATCAAACGTGTGATTAGTGTTGTTGATCTAGTTTCGAAATTTGGGATCAAACCATCTCTGAAAGTTTTCAATTCGATTCTGGatgttttggttaaagaaGACATTGACATAGCTAGAGAGTTTTTTACAAGGAAGATGATGGCTAGTGGGATTCATGGTGATGTGTATACATATGGGATTTTGATGAAAGGGCTTTCTTTAACGAATAGGATTGGTGATGGTTTTAAGCTTCTTCAGATCATGAAGACAAGTGGTGTGGCTCCAAACGCTGTGGTTTATAACACTTTGCTTCATGCTCTTTGTAAGAATGGGAAAGTCGGGAGAGCTAGGAGTTTAATGAGTGAAATGAAGGAACCAAATGATGTAACTTTCAACATTTTGATTTCTGCGTACTGCAATGAGCAGAAGTTGATTCAGTCAATGGTGTTGTTGGAGAAATGTTTTAGTTTGGGTTTTGTTCCGGATGTTGTGACGGTAACTAAGGTGATGGAGGTTCTCTGCAATGAAGGCCGTGTGTCTGAGGCACTCGAGGTTTTGGAGAGAGTGGAAAGCAAAGGAGGTAAAGTCGATGTTGTAGCTTGTAACACTTTGGTTAAAGGGTATTGTGCGCTAGGGAAAATGAGAGTTGCTCAACGGTTCTTTATAGAGATGGAGAGAAAAGGTTACTTGCCTAATGTGGAAACATACAACTTGTTGATAGCTGGGTATTGTGATGTTGGAATGTTGGATTCAGCTCTTGACACTTTCAATGATATGAAAACAGATGCGATTAGATGGAACTTTGCTACATTTAACACGTTGATCAGAGGGCTTTCAATAGGGGGGAGGACAGACGATGGTTTAAAGATATTAGAAATGATGCAGGACAGCGATACCGTTCATGGGGCCAGAATCGACCCTTACAATTGTGTTATTTATGGCTTTTACAAGGAAAACCGTTGGGAGGACGCCCTGGAATTCCTCTTAAAGATGGAGAAACTTTTTCCGAGGGCAGTTGACAGGAGCTTCAAGTTGATAAGTTTATGCGAGAAAGGCGGTATGGATGATTTAAAGACGGCCTATGATCAGATGATTGGAGAAGGAGGAGTTCCTAGCATTATAGTATCCCATTGCTTGATTCATAGATACAGCCAACATGGCAAAATAGAAGAATCACTTGAGCTTATTAACGACATGGTGACCAGAGGCTATTTGCCTCGATCATCAACATTCAATGCTGTGATTATCGGGTTCTGTAAGCAAGACAAAGTCATGAATGGTATTAAGTTCGTGGAAGACATGGCTGAAAGAGGTTGCGTTCCTGATACAGAGAGCTACAATCCATTGCTCGAAGAGTTGTGCGTGAAGGGTGATATTCAGAAGGCTTGGTTGCTTTTCTCACGAATGGTGGAGAAGAGTATTGTCCCTGATCCTTCTATGTGGAGTTCACTGATGTTTTGTCTCAGCCAGAAAACCGCAATCCACGTAAACTCCTCATTGCAGGACATAATCCAAAGTTAA